Below is a window of Chloroflexota bacterium DNA.
GCGGTCCTCCTGGCTGGCGTCGAGCGGCAACAGCAAGGCGGCCGGATCGCCCGTCAGGTGGACCAGCATGAAGGACAGCAGCGACACGCCGAACACGACGAAGACGGCCTGACTCAGCCGTTCGAGGATGATGCGGCTCACCTGCTCGTCTGCCTCACTTGTCGGGGTAGTTGACCACGCCCGGCGGGCGCGGCGTGCAGTAGGCGGCACAGCCGCACTCGGGGGGCAGCGGCGCGCGCTTGAGCACATCCAGCAGGATCTGCCCCATCCTCGGCGCGATGGAGTCGCTCTCCTGCCAGACGCTGTCGTGGTCCCAGTCCTCGATCAGCCCCTCGCCGTAGTTGCTGACGAGGTACAGCCCGGCGTAGCAGATCCCCAGCGCCCGCGCGAGGTAGATCGTCGGGATGACGCTGTAGCCGACGATGTCGCCGCCAAGCTGCCGGTACACCTGGATCTCGGCCGGCGACTCAAAGCGGGTGCCGTGGCTGACGGCGTAGACGCCGCGCCGGAAGACCCGGTTCGGGGTCGAGGCGCGGGCCGTCTCGACGATCTGCTTCCGCAGGGAGGGGCAGTACGGCTCGCGCATCCGCACGAGCTTGCCCTCCAGCGGCGCTACGCTCGCTTCCTTGAAGAAGTCGATGAAGTCGTGGCAGACCACCAGATCGCCGGGGTCGAGCAGCGGGTTGAGGCTGCCCATGTTGTCGTCGGTGACGATGCGCTGGACGCCCGCCGCCGCGAAGACGTGGAACGCCGCCTCCGTGTCCTGCCGCCGGGTCGCTCCCGAGCGCACGCCCAGATAGCGCAGGTAGAGGACATCTACCGTGCCGCCGCCGACCTCTGGCGCACGCGTCAGCCGCAGATGCTTGAACGGCGCGCTGATGCCGGACGGCGTCTGGTAGACGAGGTCCGTGGCCACGACCTCGACATCGGGATCGGTCAGGTCGTGCGGGAAGCGCAGCGCCCGGGTGACCGCCCCGCCGATCATCGCCAGCGGCGCTCTCGGCGGATCGAGCGGCAGCACCGGCCGTCCCTCTGGGTCGTGGGCTGGGGTTGAGGCCGGCTCAGGCATCCTCAGGCACCCCTGGCGGCGGTCGATGCACGAAGTCCGGCATCGGGCCGTTCAGCGCGCCCTTCAGTGCGTCGCCGCAGCCGCAGCCACGGTCGGTCGGGATCCTGTCCAGCGCCAGGGCGATCGCCTGCTCGACGTTGGTGTGGAGGATGCCGGAGTAGTAGAAGTCGGACATGCTGCCTTCGCCGGTCTGGATGACCGCCGGCGCAAGGCCTGAGCCGTAGTTGATGATCGGCGCAATCGAGGCG
It encodes the following:
- a CDS encoding phosphorylase; the encoded protein is MPEPASTPAHDPEGRPVLPLDPPRAPLAMIGGAVTRALRFPHDLTDPDVEVVATDLVYQTPSGISAPFKHLRLTRAPEVGGGTVDVLYLRYLGVRSGATRRQDTEAAFHVFAAAGVQRIVTDDNMGSLNPLLDPGDLVVCHDFIDFFKEASVAPLEGKLVRMREPYCPSLRKQIVETARASTPNRVFRRGVYAVSHGTRFESPAEIQVYRQLGGDIVGYSVIPTIYLARALGICYAGLYLVSNYGEGLIEDWDHDSVWQESDSIAPRMGQILLDVLKRAPLPPECGCAAYCTPRPPGVVNYPDK